One Fundidesulfovibrio magnetotacticus genomic window carries:
- a CDS encoding tetratricopeptide repeat protein: MTSKIDFYREVLADDPNSRVFFPLAKMLAEQGETEEAVDVLRASIAFHPGHQEARFLLVELCSRLGRDEEAATAFEGLSSLLSNYPSVWTLWASKATGLSRDSALALRFLALALAGREVSWLEVLEKGLGSTSAAPAPAQTRDKADAEEATPQPGDDFSLRGAGEVMALTQHLDAPGKRTPPQPECVQAASASVKTRTMAELLASHGDYASALEIYGELCRLASTSQDRAILETRMAELKALMESGSAAPKPQAAAPAKAKVKLVSMLEALANRLDARATA, encoded by the coding sequence ATGACATCAAAAATTGATTTCTATCGCGAGGTTCTCGCCGACGACCCCAACTCCCGGGTCTTCTTCCCCCTGGCCAAGATGCTCGCGGAACAGGGCGAAACCGAGGAAGCCGTGGACGTGCTGCGGGCCTCCATCGCCTTCCACCCCGGACACCAGGAGGCAAGGTTCCTCCTGGTTGAGCTGTGCTCGCGCCTGGGCCGCGACGAGGAAGCCGCGACAGCCTTCGAAGGGCTTTCCTCGCTGCTCTCCAATTACCCTTCCGTGTGGACCCTCTGGGCCTCCAAGGCCACCGGGCTCTCCCGGGATTCCGCCCTGGCCCTGCGCTTCCTTGCCCTTGCCCTCGCGGGACGCGAGGTTTCCTGGCTGGAGGTGCTGGAGAAGGGCCTGGGCTCCACCTCCGCCGCACCCGCGCCGGCGCAGACCCGGGACAAGGCCGACGCCGAAGAGGCGACACCCCAGCCCGGAGACGATTTCAGCCTGCGCGGCGCGGGCGAGGTGATGGCCCTCACGCAGCACCTGGACGCGCCCGGAAAGCGCACTCCGCCCCAGCCCGAATGCGTCCAGGCGGCCTCGGCAAGCGTCAAGACCCGCACCATGGCCGAACTGCTGGCCAGCCACGGCGACTACGCCTCTGCCCTTGAAATCTACGGCGAACTGTGCCGCCTGGCCTCCACCAGCCAGGACCGCGCCATCCTCGAAACCCGCATGGCCGAGCTGAAGGCCCTGATGGAATCCGGCAGCGCCGCGCCCAAACCCCAGGCCGCCGCTCCGGCTAAAGCCAAAGTCAAGCTCGTGAGCATGCTCGAAGCCCTGGCCAACCGCCTGGACGCGCGCGCCACCGCCTGA
- a CDS encoding FtsB family cell division protein, translating into MRRLLLALILTCNAILLYNLIWSDKGVFAYLDLKNHQKQLKVRLESLAGRSLDLSQEIRWLKSDRAFTEKMARAHGNYLRDNEIIYLFPGRSPEGSVGDDIKN; encoded by the coding sequence ACTTGCAACGCCATTCTGCTATACAATCTCATCTGGAGCGATAAAGGCGTCTTCGCCTACCTCGACCTCAAGAATCACCAGAAACAGCTCAAGGTGAGGCTTGAGAGCCTGGCCGGCCGTTCGCTGGATCTGAGCCAGGAAATCCGCTGGCTCAAGTCCGACCGCGCCTTCACGGAAAAAATGGCCCGGGCGCACGGCAACTACCTGAGAGACAACGAGATCATCTATCTGTTCCCAGGGCGATCCCCTGAAGGAAGTGTGGGCGATGACATCAAAAATTGA